A genomic segment from Actinoplanes sichuanensis encodes:
- a CDS encoding GntR family transcriptional regulator: MESIGRHLLRDAAYGRLRGAIVDGTLAPGAALRPDDLAERLGLSRAPIRDAIARLTSEGLVETKPQSYTRVTEVVAKDVEDAAAVLGAMHDLAVRNVAATLTEDLVAAMRAANARFAAAVAEGDVEAALAADDEVHAIPLAAYGNAAASGTVDRYTSLVRRAERLLFTSPQAGRSVRLHDDLISALAAHDVARATAVNAEIWSHLHPLTEGRS; this comes from the coding sequence GTGGAGAGCATCGGACGTCACCTGCTGAGAGATGCGGCATATGGGCGGCTGCGCGGCGCGATCGTCGACGGCACGCTCGCGCCCGGGGCCGCGTTGCGGCCGGATGACCTGGCCGAGCGGCTGGGGCTGTCGCGAGCGCCGATCCGGGATGCGATCGCGCGTCTGACCAGCGAGGGGCTCGTCGAGACGAAGCCGCAGAGCTACACCCGGGTGACCGAGGTGGTGGCCAAGGACGTCGAGGACGCGGCGGCGGTGCTCGGGGCGATGCACGATCTCGCGGTGCGCAACGTCGCCGCGACGCTCACCGAGGACCTGGTGGCGGCGATGCGGGCGGCCAATGCCCGGTTCGCCGCCGCCGTCGCCGAGGGCGACGTCGAGGCGGCTCTCGCCGCGGACGACGAGGTGCATGCCATCCCGCTCGCTGCTTACGGCAACGCCGCGGCTTCGGGCACGGTCGACAGATACACCTCTCTGGTACGCCGTGCCGAGCGCCTTCTTTTCACATCACCGCAGGCGGGCCGTTCCGTCCGGCTGCACGACGACCTGATCTCCGCGCTGGCCGCGCACGACGTGGCCCGGGCCACCGCGGTGAACGCCGAGATCTGGAGCCATCTCCATCCGCTGACCGAGGGGCGTTCATGA